The Papaver somniferum cultivar HN1 chromosome 6, ASM357369v1, whole genome shotgun sequence genome segment caaCAAATTGATGTTCTGCTCATACGATTTTTGAAATATAAGctgaaccagtaattattttttttccgggctattcaggatttTGTTCGACTtattatgaaactttcatataagccgaactagtgtctagcaaaagggttggaattgaaaattataggttcgacgcatgcagtaaacagattcagtgagccgaaccgttcatcaattggtagattcggctcatagatgtgagccgaacctcaactagtttcgccgaaccatgatccaaaaaatcatctaaacaacctttataattctgaaaattatcttaatcactaaaaaatatatttaatcactaatcaatattactaacactaatacgtacagggcagatttgccattaaaaaaatttgggttaaggggtaatctgattttgctatttcacaacctttttcttgtctttatgcagtatgcctagtaagattttagtatgcccaaaatcagggttcaaaaAGATTGAGCTAAATTCGGTTTCCTCATTCTCGTTGTTTCTATTATTTCAccgatttggtttttttttccttgaagtgaagtgGAACCACTATGTTTataaaacccaacaaacaaaTGCTTGAGCAAATCAGTGACAAGTGACCACAAGATCATGGTTTAGTGGCCCAGAAagtgaaaagaaaaatcaagttaggtaactGGGTGTGAAGAATTTATGTACAAAAAACATAGAACcgatgaaaagagaaaaagaaacaaacTTTCAAGTGTTTCAACTACCCCATCCAAAATTCAAAGTTGGACTTTAACAAATATATTTAGCTAGTTTTAAAATCTAACTACCAGTCTTCTTTTCATTCTAAGGTACTACTTCTCATTCGTCGTCACCTCGTCCTATAAATAAACCCCATGGAGTATTTCCATTACTTTTACATAGCTCAACACAAGTTTATCTACTTTGCTGATTCCATTAAAATTGCAGTTATTTTACTCATCTTTTCCCATTCTTGCATATACACAAATGGCAAACTTGGATGATCAATCTTCTGTGGATACTTCTGTTGATTCTCAAGGTACTCATTTAGCATTAATGAATTCGATTGTGTTCTGATTTTTGAACAtacgtttttttattttttattttgtaaacttGTCTTGCCATTAGATGTTATGTTTGACTGGCTCGCTCTAAATTTTTTGATTCCAGAAGAGAACAGCAATACAGGCTCCAGGCTTCACTTTTCGGAAGCTGAGGAAACACTTATAATCCTAATGCATAATCTTGTTGGTGAGAGGTAAATATGTTTACATACAATCTCTCTCTTTCCATATATGTGCTTTATGATTCTCAATAAAAGTTTTGAATTATCAGGTGGCCTCTAATTGCTGGGAGAATTCCAGGGAGAACAGCGGAGGAGATTGAAAAATACTGGACTTCAAGATATTCAACAAGTGAATGAAAATGAAAGTATCTACTATGTTTTTGCTTTCCATACAATGCAAATGTTTTTGGTTGTTGAAGTGGATGTGTTAGTTGTATAAGTTTAAAAAGATAGAGAATTTAATTTGTTAGCTTTTAATGGGTTTCATTTTTCTGCTTTTAATTAATCTTGGAAGTATACTTTCTTCGCAAGTGTTTCACGGTGTttcagtttttagaatttaagctTTTCATTGAAGTTTGACATTAGCTTGTTAGGTGAAAGTAaataaacttcacaacattcagaTCGGCAATTTCTATTTGAAGTTTGATACATTCGTTATATTCTGCCTCTTGATACTAGGTAATTGGGCCGACGGATCGGAAGGCCTGAAAGATCCTTAGGGAGAGAGTACTTTTTAtggttatatttttgtaaaatgaagcatGACGCAAATGTGCAATTTGATAATAAAACTAAAATGGTTTGGTAACTTGCACTTGATAATACCAAAATACTCCTCCATTTTAGTTCAATTATTATAACTCCATATGTATCCTATATTTCCTTACTTGACGATAATACTTTCCATCTTTTCCTACTATTGAGTATATAGCCAttatgcaatctgaaaaagtgaAACTTGCACCCCGTGTCACGAAATGTGATATTTTCATcccgtttcaggaaaaatgatattttcacaccgtgtcaggaaaagtgatactttcacgctgtatcaggaaaagtgatactttcaccctgTGTCAGCAAAAATGATACTTACActccgtgtcaggaaaaatgatactttcactccgtgtcaggaaaaatgatactttcactcaATGTCAGAAAAATGATACTTACAACCTCGTGTCAGCAAAAGTAATACTTTCACTTcgtgtcaggaaaagtgatactttcacgtcTTGTCAGGGAAAATGATACTTTCCCAATTCCAACCTTCAATATTCTTCATCGCATTCAACTCACCAATTCCAACTTATGCCCTCAATGCAGTTCTAATCCTGAAACATCCAGTCACATTCTGTTACACTGTCAAACAACTATAGATTCTTGGAACCTCTCACTAAACCACCTCAGAAACCATCAAGTCGCCACTCAAGGAATACCCAACTCACTACCTCACCAAACAACCATATCCGAACTTCTTCGAACAAAAGTGCCAATACCGATCACAACAACCTTCGGCTTCCTTTTTTTGGTCCTTATGGTTAACCAGGAACGACGTGATGTATCGCCAACGGCAACAAAATCCAACAAGTGTAATGCAAACGACTATCAAGCTTCAGCAGGAATATTCATGGGCCCAGAAGCACCTCCAACCGGTGTTCCCTGTGATGCTTCCATTTGTAAACCCTACACAAAGAACGGTAACAACTTCAACTACCTTTGTGGGATGGCTCAAGCCTCAATCAgattggatcaaaatcaacacgGATGGGGCAGCAAGGGGAAGCCCCAGAATAGTGGGAGAAGGTATCATATGTCGAAATAAGGAAACTAGCACAATCCTAATAATAACACAACCACTAGGCATCTCCACAACACTTGCAGCGGAGACTTGGGCCATGCATATAGCCTCTAAAACGGCGGCGGAATGAGGATGGCCAAAAGTCCAATTTGAAATGGATTTAGGAAATTTAATGAGATTTCTAACCTCAGATACAGACGTCCCATGGTATATATCTGATTTGGTTGCAGAGATCAAAACAAAGGCTGACCCAAATCCAGCAATATACTGTTACACACATATACAGAGAATCAAATCAAGCGGCATACGTTTTAGCAAATCGAGCAGCGGATGATTGCTCCATCGGGAGACTCACAACAAATATTTGGGAACATACAATTCCGCAGTCTATCAGTTCGATTGCAATATCAGACTCTATGGGTATTATGTATCCCCTATAATTTCAGTCTAatttaataaatttcatgctccaataaataaaaaaaatgatactttcacgttGCGTcacaaaaagtgatactttcaccccgtgtCACGAAAAGTTATACTTTTACTCTGTGTCAAGAAAAGTGAGACTTTCAccccgtgtcaggaaaaatgatacttacatcccgtgtcaggaaaaatgatacttacaACCCGTGTCAgcaaaagtgatattttcacgcTATGTCAGCAAAAATGATAGTTTCACCCGTGTCAACAAAATGTGATATATTCACCTCGTGTCAGAAAAAAAGATACTTTCACCCGTgtcagaaaaaatgatattttcacgTCGTgtcagaaaagtgatacttttcggTCAGCCCTCTCGACCTTAATTGCGGTGTTCTAGTAACTCTCAACTCCGACACAGCGAGGTTAACTCCCACACACCTTTACTTGAATAACAAAACTGTTAAAATGCTTTGGAGATAAGCTGCATAACAAAGTTTCCATCCCACTCCAAATGTGACTTCATAACCTAACATATAACCAAATTAATCTTTATTAATCTCAAttgttttttttaactttttttttgctaCACTCGcctgaaaaccaaaaaaaactacaaaaaaaagAACTCTCACTTCTCCCATATCAGACCTCCCAATAAGATCGACATTAATCAAATGTCTTATTTCATTGGGAGGCTGAGTTTTCCACACGCCCTCTAATACTTTTACAACGCCTCCCTTAGTTAGGAAATCAACCACAACGTTTTCCTCTCTATGTCTTTGTGAAAAAAAGATATTTGTCAGTGTTTTCGATTGAGGCACACAAATCCCATGGAACTAGAACCTCCTTCTTGCACATATGGATAGCATTAGTGGAATCAATTTCCACCTCTAACTTCTTGAAACCCATATCTTTAACCAACATCATAGCATCCCTTCTAGGCCAGACTTCAGCCATGTTGTTATCACTTTTGAATACATGCTTGGCATAACACGCATATAAGCCACCACGATCCCAACAGATAACCCCTCCAATACAGCCATATCCAAATCATTAGACGCTCTATTACAGTTTGACACTTCAATAGTTCTGTATTATACCTGTCTTAAACGATTGGAAACACTGAAATGTATCTGGATTCCTTAAGTTCCCTCGCAAGTACCCTTGGAACATGAaacataatttttttaaaatCCATCCATTCTTTCCCTTCCAGATAGACCATAAGATGAAAGGAAGAATACGCTGCCATTCAGTTCCACCTACCTTCCCTCTAAAATTGCACCAACTTTTCAGAACTGTAGGAGACATTTGTACAATGTCATGTGGAAATCCTATTCATTCCTGAATTTATTCCATAAAGGTCCAAcaaccctaaaatcaaaaaacaaatagCGAAGAGTTTCAAAATCATTGCTGCATAGGCTACACCGCAGATGATTTTGaatattttcaataaaaataCTCATTAAGACTTAGTCTATTATGGAAAAAGagccacaatttttttttaaatttccgtGGACATTTAAGTTTCCACAAAAAATTACAATCAAAGTTGGGAACAGGATTTCCTAACTTCTTGGATATCAAAAATTTATGCGCCTCTTTCATGGTAATATTTCCACTCTTACTCCTTGACCAGACCATCTGATCAATGTGCTCTCCATCTCCGAAAAAACGGTATAACCTTAATATCAACAACCACCTGTTCAGAAATAAAATTGTCAATAGCAAATAAATTCCAGCTCTAAAATATCTTTAACCCTCGTGTAAAGAAAACCCATATTACTAGTACTAACAATGACAGAAAGAGGCAAATTTGACATCCAAGGGTCATTCCACAAGTCACCAGATGCGCCACCTCCAATATGCCACTTAATGTATTCTTTAATTGCATCCCTCCCTTTAAGAATACTCCAACTGGTGGAGCATCTCTTTTTAGCATCACACAACCAGAAATCACTTTCAGCAAAATATTTAGCCTTTAAAAGCTTTGAAACTTCAGACTCGGGAATAAAGAAGATTTCTCAAGTCATTTTTGCTAATAAAGCCATATTATTAACCTACCCCACCAAGTTCTTGAAGTCTACAAACCTTTTTCCATTTCACCTAAAGGAAGTTCTAGTATCTATAAGGCCAATTAAATGAACCTTGTGGAAATTTTAGCATGGAAATTACATGATTAAAGACAATTTAACAAACCCTGAACCTTAATTAGACACAGACCTAATTATGATAGTTCTACCTGCCATTTTTaaagttttacttccatccctgcaTTCTATTTACTAGTTTATCAGCTAACTTACTAAAGGTGCTAATACTGATTCTGCCCCATTGAAGTGGTATACCAAGATACTTACTTGGTTCATTTGTTACCCGAACCTTTAGAGCAACTGTCAGACCTCTATAAAAACTTCTTCGCATATTTACAGATGTAAGCAATGTTGATTTTGCGTCACAAATATGCTGCCCGGAGCACCtacaaaaattatctaaaatattTCTGAGATTACATGCATTCTTATAAGTATCTCTCAGAAAAATGATGCAGTGATCAACATATAAAGAGTGAGATATCACAGACACACCCTAGCAACAAATATCCCAGTGATATCCGTATCCTTTATGCCCATACTGGTCATTCTCGAAAGAGTCCAAATATAAATGATAAACAATAAAGAGAAGAGTCGATCCCCTGTCTCAAACCATTCGAAGGTCTAAAGCTCTTATTAGGTGCTTGGTGTAGGATGTTACTACCGTAATGATCGAATCAACACACTTTATAAAAACTTCACAACTAGAAGTATTTTCATTCATTAATTCACTGCCTCCCTAGCGCATCCTTTATATATATAGGCTTCACAACtcaaaaaataacctaaaaataaCTGTTAAGGATTACTAAAAATCTAAAGAAATAAAGAGAGTATTTTTTCAAGCCATAAGGAAGAATATATTTCTTATtctcaaactaaaaacaaatcaaaacataCCAAACTACTCTGATTTTCCAAATTTAGATACGACCATGTGCTCCACGCTTTCTTTCCTCATGGTAACTTATGGTCATCTCGTGCACTACGTCATTCTCCCCGGAGGAGGAATTCTCCCTAAAATTAGGTGAGTCGTCGTTAGAAGAGTCACCGCTGTAAGGAATAAGGCGACATATATTGAATACATCCGCAATACAAATATGGCTTGGAAGCTTCAAACGGCGCTTCCAAACGGTAAGCAACAAAATTGATTTCTTCAATGACTTCGAAAGGACCAATCTTACGAAAATGCTCTTTAGTAATTTCCGCAAAAAAATTTCGCTAATAGCGAACTCAATTTAGCGGAAAAATTCACCAGTAGCAAACTCAATTTGGCGGCAATGACAATTCGTAGCTGACTTATACGTAGAGGAAATTGCAAACAAGTTTTTTCCAGTAGAAATGAAAACTCCTTGGGGTTTTGGAATTAATGTTTCGATAATAACATGCATCGACTGCAAGTCATGCACCATGAAAACATATTCTCATCCCATTTTTTAGTATGTGAACCAACATTCAACATCTTTCTCTCATAATTATGTCCCATACATCAAATTTGAATCAATAATAGAGATAATTGACGAAAAAGGTTCTTTTATTGGTACTAGTGTAATGCGCGTGGAATTAAAAGTAAACAAATAGGATTTTTTTTTACCATCGTGATCCACTTCTCTATCATATTGGCGCCATGGTGTTGCCAAAAATATATGACAAACATCAATTACGACAACATCACATAAACACTATTTTGATACAAagagccaattgaaaatttcaCTAGACAATGTTTAGATACGGTTACCTCCGAACTCTTACTGATCCAATGGATAAAGTAAGGTTGGGGGTGTTTTTAAGTCTGTAGCTTCAACTCACAGACGGATTCTTCCGACACCATATCCTCATAACTACTCGAATCAATTATCACACGATAAATCTTACCACCAGGCTCATCAGTTTTTGGAGTAAAAAACGAACGATGTATAACCATTAAACACTCAACTTGATCTCCAGGTAAAAAAAACTTATTGTGGTAAATATGTTTTTTCTTTAGTGTTAGCGATAGATTCATCATTTGCATCCCGTCTACTAGTAAGGACTTACCAGGCTTACCAACTTTTCGACAATCTTTCGAAAAATGACCAGCTTCTCCATAACAATAATATAATTAGAAGAATACTTTGACGATGAACTAACATCCTGTACTACAGAAACATTTTGTGACGGGACCATAGGAGGATGACTAATAACCGAAAGTAATATTCTGATAGGTCTATTGTTTTTCCAAGCGCAAAGCACGCTGATGGACTTCAGAAatagaaaaataatcaaacaagtttagaatgtCTTGAAATATTTGATGCAAAGCTCATATGTAGTGACAGATAAGCTGTTATTCAGGCTCTATAATACCCGATCTAGTAACCAAATCAAAATTCTTTCGTATACTCGTCAATGTAATAATAAACTTGGTGGAGATTTTGAAAATGTTATATAACTCTAGAGTATAATTAACAGGTAAAAACATTGCACGCATACACTTTTCAAGCTTATCCCAAGATGATTTGTTAGTATACCTTGTTGTATACGCATTGTTTTCAATTTCCTCCACCAAATAACAACCCTTTATTGAAACCGAGTAGTAACAAGAGGAACCACAAGAGCAGCAAGCACCCTCTTAAACTCGAACACTTCTTCCATGGTAGAGAACCAGTCGGTACAATCTTCCGGCATCAATCTACTATCATGAAACTCAGGAATCTCCATACGAAATGCAGATTCCCACCTTCTAGCATCACCTTCATGATGCAACTCCTACCTTTGATATCCGGTAAATGGGTTAAAAACATCATCATCATTGGTTTCTTCGATGTTTGTAaacaagcgggggtctaacaaccacacccaatatttcgtttcggcaatctgtatggacgaactccaatataattccaagagaaccaactagacattcagacttaatcaaggaaaatatatccaagagttatatctcaatttatcaaatcaatttgcaatcgaacagataaaaatctatgagtcggatcaatatgagaaataacttggatggtaccaaagaccgatatccaagcgtcaattaatttcaatcaacaaccaaaggtcggattcaccaattgattaaactatgcacaacctatgatatttcaattatatagaaaatataatacgaaaagaaataacacagacaccagaagttttgttaacgaggaaaccgcaaatgcagaaaaacctcgggacctagtccagatttgaacaccatactgtattaagccgctacagactctatcctactacaggttaacttcagactggaatgtagttgatccctaaccaatcccacattgattaaggtacagtcgcgttccttacatatctgaatcccagcaggactctgcgcacttgatttccttagctgatctcactcacaaccaagagttgctacgactcaaagtcgaagacctgataaacaaatatgtctcacacagaaaagtctattgaatagataaatctatctcccacagaaatacctacgagtttttgttctttcatttgataaatcaaggtgaacagaaaccaattgatacacaTACACCAGACTAATATTctcgaaaaacagcctagtaatatcaatcatctcacaataatcttaaccgtatggtagcggaacaagatattgtggaatcacagataatgagacgaagagctttgtgattactttttatcttacctatcggagattaaatctcgagcaaatcttagagaagatagtactcaatatgatacaataaagtaagatcagaacatgtaactacaaagaaaatagttgggtctggcttcagaatcccgatgaagtctttaagtcgttaacctataattgttttaggaaaaacctaggttaaaggagaatcgactctagtcgcaactagaatcacacaggaggtgtggggattaggtttcccagttgctagagttctcccttatatagtcttcaaatcatggtttgcaatcaatgataccttggtaacaaagcactcaatattcatcgttagatgaaaacctgattagagtcaagctaaattctcggacttcaactattGAATCAGTaagcatatgggtatgcatactaaattctcggacttggaatacacttgcaacagttagcatacaagtacgcatactgtgttatatccaataaatggttaatttttctaaactcccatttcaatcattgaaacattcttggaagatgagaatagttgtctcacacaaattattagcttcaaagcaattttcaagtggtcaaatgatcaatacgaaacgttccgagtctatatcaaatgactgtctcacacaaatcatgtaagatgttaccaggcgattttcacatgatcatcttttgactttcgtcaagaataaaagatgaacttggttaaagcgagaacttaccaacaaatatttcgataaatatgtaagcgagttaaactcagctcgaaatatcaaatgtgtatagtgtgaagtctatatagctatacgatttttgtctcaataggagatagaataaaaatagacttctgagtgatagatgagttcaaatctccacataccttttgttgatgaagttccacaatctccccttagtagttcttcgtcttcaatcgatgaacgtcgtgaagtctaaagctcaactacacattctatcctaatccgagacatagctataagtagactagaaatcaagacttatagttttgacaactaaacttgacaaacaagcttgagatagcaacgcttgcgagttcgaccgatcagtgctctaacagtttgatTCATCATCAAGAAGACGACGACGCCATTTTCATTGCAACAAAGTGACTAATTGACCGACGAGAATCTCAACCGCACGTGAGAGTTCATCGTACCTAGTTTTCTCTATCACTTCATCAATCAAAGCTTCACGAGGACCACCATGACCTCTACCACAAACCATGTTTGAAGATCGATATCCGGAATCTGGATAACAAATGGTGTATGATGTTAGTACCGTAATGATTGAATCAACAACCTTTATTAAAAATTATCAACTGAAAGTATATTCATTCATCTCTAATTCACTGCCTCCTTAACATAATTGACGCAACCCTTATATATAGGCTTCACAACTCAAGACATAAGCTAAAAATAACAGCTACGGATTACTCAAAATCTAAAGAAATAAATAGTATATCTGTTCAAGCCATAAGCAAGAATATATTCCTTATTCTCAAgctaaaaataaatcaaaacatatTAAGCTACTATGAACTTCCAAATTTGGACCACGTGTTCGGCGCTCCCTTTCCTCATGGTAACTTACGGCCATCTCGTGCACTGCACTAGTGCTTCACTGATCAGAACCTGAAAAGAGGCGATGTTAATACATTTCTGAATCTATTGGACAAAAGTATTCTCAAAACCAAGACAATGCAAAATCTTAATAAGAAAAAT includes the following:
- the LOC113285748 gene encoding transcription factor TRY-like isoform X1 translates to MANLDDQSSVDTSVDSQEENSNTGSRLHFSEAEETLIILMHNLVGERWPLIAGRIPGRTAEEIEKYWTSRYSTSE
- the LOC113285748 gene encoding transcription factor CPC-like isoform X2, which produces MANLDDQSSVDTSVDSQENSNTGSRLHFSEAEETLIILMHNLVGERWPLIAGRIPGRTAEEIEKYWTSRYSTSE